The genomic region TTCTTGGATTGCTGTATACAAATCGTATATGGATGTATCCGGCTTAAGATTCATGAATATGCCGGAAGCAGTATCCTGCCAGCCCGGGCAACGTTCACCAAATATAAAGGGAAGAAAAACGGGTATGTCGGTCTTTACAGTATATGGTAACTCAAATTCACTGTATTTCCAATTGGCCATAGGGCTTAGTAGATTCTTATACCAGTCAATGCAGTTGCAGGCTCCTGAGGTTGCAGCTCCAGATAACCATGTTTTGGGAGAGTAATAGCACCATGTACTGTGACTTTTTGATAATGCAGGCTTATCTACCGACAGACGGATTGCAGCACTTGTCCCGATTGAAAAGGTCATTGTGCCTTTTCCAAGGGCATCGGTTCCTATTTGGTTGAGTCCACCATCGGAATTGGTTAAGATTACCGGAGTACCCGACTGTATGCCCAAATAACTGGCAATTTCTTTAAGTAACCCTCTTGTTTCAGTGGATTTGATGATTTCGGGCAAAGGACCTTCGTCGATTTTTGATTCCTCCAGTAACATAGGATGATATGTCAGTTTCCGTATATCGAGGAATCCGCTTCCTGATGCTTCACATTCTGTTACGGCATACCGGCCGGTGAAACGGTAATTATTATAAGTTCCTTGTCCTCCGATACGGCAGTTGCTCAGGTCTTTGATTTGTTTCTTTTTGTTTGCCAATTTTAATTTGAAGAAAGGATAGCTGGCATTTACCATACAACCGGTCATGTTGTAGTAATTATCTGTATATGCTTTGTCTTTCCGTAATTGCAGGCATAGGTCGGATGCCCAGGTACAGTTCCATGGCATCATAGGAATAAGAGGATGCATCTTTTTGTCAAATATACCAAAAGAATGCCACGTTCCACCCAATGATATCATATCAATTCGGGACTCGGTATCAAGGACAGTCCTTGCGACGTCCAACATTGTTTTGAATATGGTTTCTGCATCTTGTAATGTAATATCGTCATACATATGGGGAAAAGCTTTTGTTTCCAAAAGGGTCTTCCTTGCAGCTGTATCGAAAAGCATGGCTTTTGCTGCCGATGTAGAAGATTCAAGTGCTAGGATTTTCATGATATTTCCTTGATTTATGATTTATTTCCAAGTTGCGGCTTGATTGGGGAAAATACAAACGATTTCTATTGCTCGGTTTCTGTGGGTTTGTCTCCATATCAGAAATAACTGTCCTTTCCTAAAAACACAAACTTAACTCCAGAACAGATATCCATCAGCTTTAGGAACTGTGCCGGTTGTATCCTGCTATCCGATCAATTAATGTTTCATTGAAAATGACATTGTTTCATTTCTTGCTCATGCCTCTACATGTTGTCAGCAGTTATGTATGCCTCGTAAAATTTGCGTTATGCTTTTTTATGCTTCAGCATGACAAAAATGATACTGGCAATTGATGCCAAAATGAAAAAGAGCGAAATCGGAGAAGTAAAAAAAGGAATCAGACTATTGTCACTGTATGAAAGACCCCGTCGCAGATACAATTCTGCCAAAGGTCCGATAATATACCCGATAATAAAAGGCTGGGTACTAAAATGCCATTTCTTCATAAAAAATCCTAAGATTCCAAACAAAAATATTGTAAATACATCAAAAATCCTATAATTCAAACCATAGGCACCGATGATACATAATAAGCTGATAAAAGGTAACAATATATGTTTTGGCAATGAAAGTACGTGTACGAATCCTCTGATTGCAAAAAATTCTACGACAATCATAAAAATATTTGCAGTTATCAAAATTGCGAATATCAGATAAATCAACGAAGTGTTGTTTCGGAAAAGCAAAGGTCCCGGTGTCAGTCCTTGCATAGTCATTGCACCAAGTAATAAGGCTGTAACAGCATCTCCAGGGATTCCCAAGGACAAAAGGGGAATCATTGCTCCTCCTATTGCTGCGTTGTTTGCGGTTTCAGAGGCAACAATGCCCTGATTACATCCTGTACCGAAAATTTCTGGAGTCTTTGAACTTCTTCTGGCAATATCATAGGACATCATGCTGGCAAGTGCTCCTCCGATTCCAGGAAGAATACCTATCAAAACTCCTATAGCCGATGAACGGAAGATGTTTCCTGTTTCTTGTTTCCATTCCTTGAAAGAAAAACCAAATCCTTTGAAAGATAACTTTTTTACTATCTTTTTGACCAGATGTTCACTTTTTTCATCTACATAGAGGAAAAGTTCGGATACTGCAAAGATACCGATCAAGACTGCAACAAGATTGAAACCATTTGAGAGAGAAGTAATGCCGAATGTCAGTCGTGGAATTCCATCAATCGGAGCACCCCCGATCATGGCAAGCAATATACCTAGGAAACCCGATATGATTCCTCGGATGATGTTCTTGGATGACATGGTAATTATCATTGTCAGGGCAAACAGCATCAATGAGAAATATTCAAAGCTACCGAATCTGATGGCAATTTTTGCCAAGGCAGGCGAAATGAAAATCAAGGCACAGATGCTCAGCATGCCTCCTACGAATGACGAACAGATACCTAATCCAAGAGCCTTGCCAGCATATCCTTTCTTTGCCATCGGATAGCCATCGATCGTCGTAGCTATGGAAGCCGCTGTACCGGGTACATTCAATAATATTGCGGCAACAAGACCTCCTGAAAAACCACCGATATATAACCCCAGCAGCAATGATATGCCCATATTGGTATTCATTGAGAATGTCAAAGGTAAGCAAAGGGCAATTGCCATGGTTGTTGAAAGTCCTGGGATTGCACCAAAGAAGATCCCGATACCGACTCCGAGCAATACCAAGAACAGTATACTAGGATGCAATACCGTCGAAAAGGCACTTAGAAAAAGATGTAGCATCCTTACCTCCTAACGTAGGAATAAAATTCCAATAGGGACATTTATCTTGAAAAGGAAATCAAAGATAAAATATACACAGACTGTAAAAATCACCGAAAGCATCAGGTAACGTAGTATTTTATTTTTTGTTACTGCTTCTTGATCCAGCAAGCACATTTCTCCGAATAAAAAGAAACTACCACAGAGAATCAAACCAAAGATTTGAAGACCCAGACCACAACAACCGAACAAAACGACGGATAGGATGATTTTTTTACTGATGGAAATCTTTTCCTCTCCTGGTTTCTTCGTTTTGACATAAAGCACTTGATTGACAATAGCCAAGGAGAACAGTACCAAGATTACGAAACGAGGTAATGCTGCAGGTCCTACTGAAAGCATCTTATTCCTTTTTACAATGTAAAAAGAATCAATAAAGAAAGATAATGATAAAATTATAAGAAAAAGTGAAGAAGGCAATATACAAGATTTTTTTCTCACCGTATTCCTCTCTGTAATTTCATATCCCGTCCACGGAACAATTTGTTGTTGTCTTTTAGTGAAGATATGAATTGATAGTCTTTGCTTGGCAAGCCGACGAATTTTCCATTCTTGATCCAATCAGAATCTTTTCCATGTAACTTAGCTTTTAATTGGTCCTTTAATTCCAGAATTATCTGTCGGTAGGCTGGTTCTGCGATAAGGTCGTGCATTTCATTCGGGTCATTGATCCTATCAAAGAATTGGAATTGGTTTCCGACAGCATAATAAATCAATTTGTACTTTTGGGTAAGTATCATCCTTGTTGCTCTGTCATCTTCCCATAGTTCACAATAACTATAAGTCCTCTTTTTCTGATCCAACATTGAAATACCATCAACATCATCAGGAATTTCCAATCCAGTCAATTTCAGTAGGGTTGGCATGATGTCCTTGAGTTCAACAAGTCTGTCATCCACAACGCCGCATTGGCAGTCCGAATCATAGGTCGGAATCAGAATCATCGGAATGTTTACAGAGTTTTCATACATGAGGAACTTGCCCCATAGGTTATGGTTACCGAGCATTTCTCCATGATCAGCGGTAAACAATAGTATGGTATCTTCCAGGATTCCTTCTTCCCGCAATGTACCTATTACTAGTCTGATCTGATGATCAATATGGGTGCAAGTGGCATAATAGGCTTTTTTGGCATTCGCCAATTTTCGTTTGGTATCGATATGATACATTTTGGAATAGTACTGGTAGGCAAATGGCAAAGTATCTGTTTTCATTACCCAATCTCCGATATAGGGTTCACGGAATTCTATATCTTCATACATATCCATATAGTCCTTCGGTGGTACTAGCGGCGGATGAGGTGCACTATAGGAAAGGTACCAAAACGCAGGTCTTGTCGGATCTCTTCTTTTGATTGTTTCACACATGTCCCTGGTTGCCCATGTGGTTGGATGAAAAGCTTCATCCAGGTGAAAAGGGCGTGCGAAGTAATCATTATTGCACATACCATGGGCAAATTCCAATCCTGGAAAGCCATTTTTCATCAAGAACCTTTCATAATCATCTTGCTGAAGTCCTTCAAAATGTCTTCCTTCTTCACAGAGATGCACATCATCGAATCCTATTCTGTTCCGTTGCGGAAATACATGTAGCTTACCCGTTGCATAGGCTTGGTATCCATTGTTCCGAAATACTTGGGCCAACGTTGGCAAAGTGGAAGGCATTTCAAGCTTGGTGTTGAAAATCCTATCGCCATGCTTGACATCGCCGACACCAAGCATCAGCTCCCTTCTGGCAGGGATACTGACAGGTGTCGTTGAAATAGCGTTGGTATATCGGATGCCATAATTTGCCAGTTCATCCAAAGATGGCGTAAGGATTTCATTTTCTCCTGCACAGCCCAAATACTTGCCTGACCATTGGTCGACAGTAATCAATAGTACATTTTTCCGTTTCATTTTAAAGCCCATGTGTCCTTCTAAAACTGATTTTTATTTATGATAAATGAATAAAAGACTTGTTATTTCAGTTTGAAATTTCTTGGCCCAAGATACTGGTTGATATGATTATGTTTTCTCTGCATTATATGGATTCTTATGCTTGTAAGTGGCATAGGACCCGTTCATTGCACAGTTGTATGATTTTTCCAATTACTTTCCTACTTCCATAGTTTTTGATTATGGAAGTAGAAAATAAAACGCTTAAATCAACTTGTCTGCATAGCGTTGATAAAGTTGTTCTTTTTGCTGGATTATATCCAAAGCTTCTGATGGAGTCGTATAGTTGACAATGACTTTGAACTTGCTTATTGCATTCAGCATATCCTTGTTGTCACATGTCTTTTTCAATGCTTCACTTAATTTATTGACTACAGTGTCCGGTGTCTTCGGAGGAAGTGCAATATAGAAGATCTTTGGGATGACAATATCATATCCCTGTTCTTTCAATGTCGGCACGTCAGAAAAAGCTGGGTTCCGTTTGTCTGCCATAATTCCTAAGGAAACAAAATCACCATTTTGTACATACTGTTGCATTATTCCATATTGTGAAAAGAATAGATCAATCCTTCCGGCCAGCATATCTGCAATTCTATCAGAAGCACTTGTTGAATCGACATATTTGAAATTTGCATGTAGCTTTTCCTGAAGAATGACAGGACATAGCTGTGCAAGCGAACCAGCTGCTGCACTCACGATGACCTGTTCACCTGAAGATGCCCGTGTGAAAAAGTCCTTTGCATTTTTATATTTCTTTGCGTTTACTACAAATGTTGAATTCGGATCTTGGATGCAGACACTGACGATTTTGTAATCAGACAATTTGATGTCAGTCAATCCACAAATTTGTGCAATTACTGCAGCATCATGAAAAAATAAGAGGGTATATCCGTCAGGTCTTGCATTGTAAACTTGTCTGCCTCCGATTGTTCCAGTTGCTCCATCAATATTTTCGACCGCTATGTTGGTATCAAGTTCTTGTCCCATATATTGGGCAAGTATACGTCCATAGGTATCAGTGTCACCGCCAGCTTTGACAGGAATGACCATGGTAATATCCCTATTAGGATATTCTTCTTCCTGAGTACCATTGGCCATTGCAAAGCCAGTACATAACAATAGCAGGACTCCACAAATAAAAATTTTTTTCATATAGGTTTCTCCTTTTGCAATTTATGATAAGGCTGTATATTGCTATTCGCAATGGAAACTTTGAACTCAGTTTTTTGAATAAATTCGAACTTTTCTTAATTTGCTTCATTACAGATGCTAAGGTGTTTTTACGGGGATATCTGTTCTTTCTATATGGAAGAATGATTCTGTCTACTGTAAATGGATAGCTTGGAGTTCTTTGTAAATACCTTGACAGTTTAGTTTGCTTTTGAAAAAAATACTTTATAGACAAAATAGTTATTTCTTTTATTAAAAAGAAATCGGAGGGAGAAAAATGATTATCAGTTGTTTGAAGAAGGTTGAGGACAGTGGTCCGACTTGCAGCTATTCAGAACGTTTGATTCAGAAATATATATTGGAAAATTCAAAAAGTGTCATAGAAATGTCAGTGTATGAATTGAGTAGGGTGGTAAAAGTTGCTCCTTCAACAATTGTACGTTATATGAAAAAAATGGGATTTTCTGGTTATCGGGATTTCAGGATAAGCTTGCATTCTGAATATCTTTCTACTTCGCAGCAAAAATGGAATATGATGCCGGTTACCAGCAATGTTTTTCAGAATGTTGTAGAGACCAATTGCAAGTCTTTAGGAAATGCATTCAAGGAAACTGATATACGTTGCCTGGATGCTGCGGCTTCTCTTTTGGTTTCTGCTAGGCGAATAGTATTTTTTGGAATCGGTACCTCAGCAATAATTGCGAGCGATGCCCACGATTTATTACTGAAGTTAGGTTTGAATTGTTCAATAGATAACAATTTGCATCACCAACTCTTGACAGCAGCCTTGATGGACAAGGATGATGTTGCATTTATTATTTCACAGTCCGGTGTAAACAAGACTATCTTGAAAATTGCTGAAATATTGATAACGAGAAAAATCAATTCTGTCGGAATCTGTAATTATGAAAAAACACCCTTTCCCAAAATGGTAACCATACCTATTTGTCCATTTGTACAGGAAGAAGATTCGTTTCCCAGTAGGTATCTTTTCCAAATTCCAATTCTGTGCATCATAGAAACCTTATACTATATGGTCGAAGAACGTTTGGGTACAACTGTAAATGAAGTGTTGGGAAAAACCCGGCAGATCATAGAATCCGAATCAATTTAGGATGTGCATCATTTTGATTGCCTACGACATGTAGTACGATTCTGCTACTGGAGTTAGGATATTTATATTCAATCGGCTCTTTTGCGGGACAAGACCCTTTTCTTGCTGATAAGTCCGGTAGGGGGTCTAAGACATATGAAAACCTTGAAGGAAAATTACACTGGGAATTAACAAAAGGACCTATGGAACTGAAGTCTTGCAGATAGAATTGCAGGTTTTTGTTCCAAGCCTTCGATTCCATCTGCAAAACTTCGGTTCTGAAAAGATCTTATGCAAGCCGTTTGACAGATGTCTAGACATTTGTGAAATAAAAGAAGGAAGACATGATTTCTGGGCAGAGAACCAAATGGCCGAGAAATCATGTGTATTTTTATGTCCAGAGCAATAGGACCATGGCTCTGGTTACTGTACCTAGAGTTTGTAAGAAACAGAACATAGTGATTACTTGTACTTGATCAGTACATCAAATCATATTCATCTTAGGCATTATAAGTACTTGATGTAGTCGTTCCTCCGTGTCCTGTCCAATTTGTATGGAAAAATTGTCCGCGTTGCCTGTCTGTCCGTTCATATGTATGGGCACCAAAATAATCCCGTTGGGCCTGCAATAGATTGATTGGCAATGTTACGCACCGGTAACTATCAAACCAAGAAAGCGCTGCACTGAAGGCAGGGAGAGGGATTCCTGACATAGCTGCCTGTGCAACTATATGTCGTAACCCTTTTTGTTTTTGTTCTATTGCCTGCTGGAAAAAAGGATCGAAGATCAAATTCGTCAATTTGTCATTCTTTTCAAAAGCCTGCGCTATTTTTCCTAAGAACACTGAACGAATAATACATCCTCCACGCCAAATAAGCGCAATAGACTCTGGTTGCAGGCTCCAGTTATATTTTTCCTTTGCTTTTTGGATTAAATCAAATCCCTGGGCATATGAAATGATTCTCGCAACATACAGGGCATCCTTAAGATCTTTGATGGAATCTTCTGTATTTTCTTTACAAGGCATTTCATCATAAGGAAAAATTTTGTTTGCCTGTTCTCTTTCTTCGCGCAAATCACTTAGGTAACGCATAAATACAGCAGAAGCAATCAAATCCAATGGAACACCTTGCTGAAGTGCTTCAATGACGGTCCATTTCCCTGTTCCCTTTTGGCCTGCAACATCAAGGATTTTTTCAACCAGCGGAAGACCATCTTCATCTTTGAATTCTAGGATGTCTGCCGTAATCTTGATGAGATATGATGATAGTACACCCTTGTCCCATTCTCTGAAAACAAGCTGGATCTGATTGTTGTCCAGGTGAAGTATCTTGCGCATGATATCATATGTTTCACAGATAAGTTCCATATCACCATATTCAATACCATTATGGACCATTTTTACAAAATGTCCTGAGCCGCCTTCACCGATCCAAGTGCAACAGGGGACGCCTTCTACCTTTGCGGCTATGGCTT from Spirochaetia bacterium harbors:
- the gnd gene encoding decarboxylating NADP(+)-dependent phosphogluconate dehydrogenase, which translates into the protein MKASIGLFGLAVMGENLALNLEHNGFTVAICNRTMTKVDIFMAGKGKGKNFIATHSLPEFVNSLEKPRKIFLMVKAGKPIDQMIDLLLPLLAPGDIIIDGGNSNYLDTDRRVHEVEKKGMYYVGTGVSGGEEGALHGPALMPGGSFQAWPAVKPFLQAIAAKVEGVPCCTWIGEGGSGHFVKMVHNGIEYGDMELICETYDIMRKILHLDNNQIQLVFREWDKGVLSSYLIKITADILEFKDEDGLPLVEKILDVAGQKGTGKWTVIEALQQGVPLDLIASAVFMRYLSDLREEREQANKIFPYDEMPCKENTEDSIKDLKDALYVARIISYAQGFDLIQKAKEKYNWSLQPESIALIWRGGCIIRSVFLGKIAQAFEKNDKLTNLIFDPFFQQAIEQKQKGLRHIVAQAAMSGIPLPAFSAALSWFDSYRCVTLPINLLQAQRDYFGAHTYERTDRQRGQFFHTNWTGHGGTTTSSTYNA
- a CDS encoding tripartite tricarboxylate transporter permease is translated as MLHLFLSAFSTVLHPSILFLVLLGVGIGIFFGAIPGLSTTMAIALCLPLTFSMNTNMGISLLLGLYIGGFSGGLVAAILLNVPGTAASIATTIDGYPMAKKGYAGKALGLGICSSFVGGMLSICALIFISPALAKIAIRFGSFEYFSLMLFALTMIITMSSKNIIRGIISGFLGILLAMIGGAPIDGIPRLTFGITSLSNGFNLVAVLIGIFAVSELFLYVDEKSEHLVKKIVKKLSFKGFGFSFKEWKQETGNIFRSSAIGVLIGILPGIGGALASMMSYDIARRSSKTPEIFGTGCNQGIVASETANNAAIGGAMIPLLSLGIPGDAVTALLLGAMTMQGLTPGPLLFRNNTSLIYLIFAILITANIFMIVVEFFAIRGFVHVLSLPKHILLPFISLLCIIGAYGLNYRIFDVFTIFLFGILGFFMKKWHFSTQPFIIGYIIGPLAELYLRRGLSYSDNSLIPFFTSPISLFFILASIASIIFVMLKHKKA
- a CDS encoding MurR/RpiR family transcriptional regulator, with protein sequence MIISCLKKVEDSGPTCSYSERLIQKYILENSKSVIEMSVYELSRVVKVAPSTIVRYMKKMGFSGYRDFRISLHSEYLSTSQQKWNMMPVTSNVFQNVVETNCKSLGNAFKETDIRCLDAAASLLVSARRIVFFGIGTSAIIASDAHDLLLKLGLNCSIDNNLHHQLLTAALMDKDDVAFIISQSGVNKTILKIAEILITRKINSVGICNYEKTPFPKMVTIPICPFVQEEDSFPSRYLFQIPILCIIETLYYMVEERLGTTVNEVLGKTRQIIESESI
- a CDS encoding sulfatase-like hydrolase/transferase, whose amino-acid sequence is MKRKNVLLITVDQWSGKYLGCAGENEILTPSLDELANYGIRYTNAISTTPVSIPARRELMLGVGDVKHGDRIFNTKLEMPSTLPTLAQVFRNNGYQAYATGKLHVFPQRNRIGFDDVHLCEEGRHFEGLQQDDYERFLMKNGFPGLEFAHGMCNNDYFARPFHLDEAFHPTTWATRDMCETIKRRDPTRPAFWYLSYSAPHPPLVPPKDYMDMYEDIEFREPYIGDWVMKTDTLPFAYQYYSKMYHIDTKRKLANAKKAYYATCTHIDHQIRLVIGTLREEGILEDTILLFTADHGEMLGNHNLWGKFLMYENSVNIPMILIPTYDSDCQCGVVDDRLVELKDIMPTLLKLTGLEIPDDVDGISMLDQKKRTYSYCELWEDDRATRMILTQKYKLIYYAVGNQFQFFDRINDPNEMHDLIAEPAYRQIILELKDQLKAKLHGKDSDWIKNGKFVGLPSKDYQFISSLKDNNKLFRGRDMKLQRGIR
- a CDS encoding tripartite tricarboxylate transporter substrate binding protein — translated: MKKIFICGVLLLLCTGFAMANGTQEEEYPNRDITMVIPVKAGGDTDTYGRILAQYMGQELDTNIAVENIDGATGTIGGRQVYNARPDGYTLLFFHDAAVIAQICGLTDIKLSDYKIVSVCIQDPNSTFVVNAKKYKNAKDFFTRASSGEQVIVSAAAGSLAQLCPVILQEKLHANFKYVDSTSASDRIADMLAGRIDLFFSQYGIMQQYVQNGDFVSLGIMADKRNPAFSDVPTLKEQGYDIVIPKIFYIALPPKTPDTVVNKLSEALKKTCDNKDMLNAISKFKVIVNYTTPSEALDIIQQKEQLYQRYADKLI
- a CDS encoding tripartite tricarboxylate transporter TctB family protein; this translates as MRKKSCILPSSLFLIILSLSFFIDSFYIVKRNKMLSVGPAALPRFVILVLFSLAIVNQVLYVKTKKPGEEKISISKKIILSVVLFGCCGLGLQIFGLILCGSFFLFGEMCLLDQEAVTKNKILRYLMLSVIFTVCVYFIFDFLFKINVPIGILFLR